From Homalodisca vitripennis isolate AUS2020 chromosome 1, UT_GWSS_2.1, whole genome shotgun sequence, the proteins below share one genomic window:
- the LOC124371985 gene encoding uncharacterized protein LOC124371985 has protein sequence MKIKIVLLLLLAILGYTLADDYPEDPKPVGRCDFSCSSDYVPVRGMDSKGNTENFHNIAVKYTRTMSATAQIITQIHVRNEKLVIANIWICNIKILVGLRNEISRWNSIRNKHISIKNSLLIEYY, from the exons ATGAAGATAAAGATCGTGTTATTACTTCTGTTGGCAATTCTCG GCTACACCCTGGCGGATGATTATCCAGAAGATCCAAAGCCTGTCGGCAGATGTGACTTCTCGTGCTCCTCAGATTACGTGCCTGTTAGGGGAATGGATTCAAAAGGCAATACCGAAAATTTCCATAATATTGCTGTGAAATATACACGCACAATGAGTGCTACGGCACAG ATTATTACTCAAATTCATGTTCGAAATGAGAAATTGGTAATAGCGAACATCTGGATCTGCAACATCAAGATACTAGTAGGTTTAAGGAATGAAATATCCCGTTGGAACAGTATCagaaataaacacatttcaattaaaaactcgctactcattgaatattattaa